The Clostridiales bacterium FE2011 sequence ACCATGAAAACGTCTACCGTGTTTCCGCGGCGGCGGACGGCTTCAGGGAACAAACACAGGTAGGACTCGAATGCATGGGCAATGTTGACGGCGCCTGTATCGCAGAGGTTCTGAAGCTTGCGGCGGAAAGCCTGAGGCTTTGCTCGGAAAACTTTGTGCTGGAAATCAGCCACGTAGGTATCCTGAATGCGTTTGTGGACGCCATTGCTCCGGATCAGTCTGTGAAGAAGGCCATCCTGGAATGTGCGGGTCAGAAAAACCTCCACGGGATCAGCCGGGTATGCCGGGACAACGGCATTTCAGAGGGCGCGGAAAACGCACTGAAAGAACTGCTTGGACTGTATGGAACACCCCGCACCGTGATGCCGAAGATCCGAGCACTGGCCGAGGAATACGGAGCCGGGGAGATGGCGGACCAGCTTGGCAGGGCAGTGGCCGGATTTACGGGAAGCGATATTGAGGACAGGATCCAGATTGACTTCTCCGCTACTGGCGACGTGAAGTATTACAACGGAATCGCGTTTAAGGGCTTTATCAGTGGTATTCCCGGGAGCGTGCTTTCCGGCGGACAGTATGACGCGCTGATGAGAAAGATGGGCAGGAAAGACCGGGCGATCGGATTTGCCGTATTCCTGGACATGCTGGAAAGACTGACAGAGGAGGAAAACTTCCGTGCTTAATATTGCGTTGCCCAAGGGAAGACTGGGTGAGAAAGTATATGCCATGTTCGCAAAAGCCGGTTTTGAGTGCCCTGCACTGATGG is a genomic window containing:
- a CDS encoding ATP phosphoribosyltransferase regulatory subunit, with protein sequence MQIDDSVMNGQERISFRLRSLYSEYGYERYRMSKFEEYDLYSRNKDFLFSEAVITFTDTNGRLMALKPDVTLSIVKNRKDTPGMLQKLYYHENVYRVSAAADGFREQTQVGLECMGNVDGACIAEVLKLAAESLRLCSENFVLEISHVGILNAFVDAIAPDQSVKKAILECAGQKNLHGISRVCRDNGISEGAENALKELLGLYGTPRTVMPKIRALAEEYGAGEMADQLGRAVAGFTGSDIEDRIQIDFSATGDVKYYNGIAFKGFISGIPGSVLSGGQYDALMRKMGRKDRAIGFAVFLDMLERLTEEENFRA